The Thermodesulfobacteriota bacterium genomic sequence CGCGCACGGGTCATGGCTGTTCCCCCTCCTTGCGTAGAACCATCTCCACCATCCGTTCCCGCTCCTCGCCGACGGGCGTGGTGTAGCGCTCCTTGACCACCACCTGGTTTGGAACGATCTCGGCCACCACCCCGCTTCGGCCGATGGGGGTGCCCGGGCGGATGACGTAGCCCTTGCCCACGGAATCCTGGACCATGGCCATGGGCTCGTTGTTGGCGAACAGGATGGCCACCAGGGTCAGCTGGCCGGGCTCGAAGATCTGCATGCCGGTCAACACCTCGGCCTCGGCCTCGGCTTCCTGTTGGATCCTCTT encodes the following:
- a CDS encoding pilus assembly protein PilP, which encodes MTRPRRKRRSSAGRAALLWLLPAVFLVLAACGEEPPPPPPAKAKAKATKAAPAAPAEPVVALPELPPQPASDFVYVREGRPDPFRPFVSEKRIQQEAEAEAEVLTGMQIFEPGQLTLVAILFANNEPMAMVQDSVGKGYVIRPGTPIGRSGVVAEIVPNQVVVKERYTTPVGEERERMVEMVLRKEGEQP